One Anthonomus grandis grandis chromosome 12, icAntGran1.3, whole genome shotgun sequence DNA window includes the following coding sequences:
- the LOC126743223 gene encoding ras-like protein family member 10B, with product MDLIKIILLGAPAVGKTSIIQQFVLNQFQEDYVPTDRKYTYYPTVVTNERWYKVKISDLPVIPYFPVNSFYEWANYRYYGLRSATAYILVFDLSNIDTFQYVKTLREQICESRNMQNVPVLVVGNKEDLVVPEDGAATGSKPALPNSSEEKRRDIVNLVKKHWKCGYIECSAKYNWRVMHLFKELMNMIENVSSNRDQSPMLDNIQEALDRNKCVVI from the exons cAATTCGTCCTTAACCAATTTCAAGAGGATTATGTACCGACGGATCGCAAATACACGTACTACCCCACAGTGGTCACCAATGAGAGATGGTACAAAGTGAAAATATCGGATTTGCCCGTTATCCCTTATTTTCCGGTCAATTCGTTTTATGAATGGGCCAACTACAG ATACTACGGTCTCCGTAGTGCCACCGCCTACATCCTAGTCTTCGACTTAAGCAATATCGACACCTTCCAATACGTAAAAACCCTGAGGGAACAAATCTGCGAGAGTAGAAACATGCAAAACGTGCCGGTCCTGGTGGTGGGCAACAAGGAGGATCTCGTCGTGCCCGAAGACGGTGCCGCGACCGGTTCGAAACCCGCGTTACCGAATTCGAGCGAGGAGAAACGTCGCGACATCGTCAATCTGGTGAAGAAACATTGGAAGTGCGGTTACATCGAGTGTAGCGCGAAATACAATTGGCGGGTGATGCATCTGTTTAAGGAGCTGATGAATATGATCGAAAACGTGAGCAGTAATCGGGACCAGAGCCCGATGCTGGATAACATCCAGGAGGCCCTGGATAGGAATAAATGCGTCGTTATTTAA